One window of Thermodesulfovibrio aggregans genomic DNA carries:
- a CDS encoding saccharopine dehydrogenase family protein, translating to MKIAVIGVGAVGFFLCKYLLEKTDFAIKCADKSIRNLKKLKQFGDTKRLTFHRISVNDSSSLEKLIKDTDLVINSATPTINRKIIEIALKYCVNYQDLASNLEDLINPEQLEYSEDFKQKGIVGLINTGISPGLTNLIAGELASKFDTVETIKFRIFEDQKPPGTIWSWSPKVLFSDILSSPLIYEKGKFNFREPFNEPEYYNYPEPIGRRKAYLVYGDEISTIPRFLKVKNVNLKAAGSDIEFLMALYNMGLLSDNPLKINGVTVSPYEILLKITRRVASIKDIIQKIKEGVLEEATFGLVVECSGKIKGERKTLRGYLIFPSIRELTKIAPGSTHVSYPTAFVAGVMAKFIKKIQSIRQGVFAPEALPESIRRKIFSELRKESFNVIIEEFSRKKTTPNQIL from the coding sequence ATGAAGATTGCTGTAATTGGAGTTGGAGCAGTTGGATTTTTTCTTTGTAAGTATCTACTTGAAAAGACAGATTTCGCTATAAAGTGTGCTGATAAAAGTATTAGAAATCTCAAAAAACTTAAACAATTTGGAGACACTAAAAGATTAACTTTTCACCGAATATCTGTGAATGACAGCTCTTCGTTAGAAAAATTGATCAAAGATACTGATCTGGTAATAAACTCAGCAACACCTACAATTAATAGAAAAATAATAGAAATAGCATTGAAATATTGTGTTAACTATCAGGATCTTGCATCTAATCTTGAAGACCTTATAAATCCTGAACAGCTTGAATACTCTGAGGATTTTAAACAAAAAGGAATTGTAGGTTTAATAAATACAGGAATAAGTCCTGGTTTGACAAATCTGATTGCTGGTGAACTTGCTTCAAAATTTGACACTGTAGAGACTATTAAATTTAGAATTTTTGAAGACCAAAAACCTCCTGGAACAATATGGTCATGGTCTCCAAAAGTTTTATTCAGTGATATTTTGTCATCTCCACTTATTTATGAAAAAGGAAAGTTTAATTTTCGCGAACCCTTTAATGAACCTGAGTATTATAACTATCCAGAACCTATAGGTAGAAGAAAAGCTTATCTTGTTTATGGAGATGAGATTTCTACCATACCCAGATTTCTTAAAGTAAAAAATGTAAATCTTAAAGCAGCAGGTTCTGATATAGAGTTTCTCATGGCACTTTATAACATGGGACTTCTGAGTGACAATCCTCTAAAGATTAATGGTGTTACAGTATCTCCCTATGAGATTCTTTTAAAAATTACAAGAAGAGTTGCTTCAATTAAGGATATTATTCAAAAGATAAAGGAAGGAGTGCTTGAAGAGGCAACTTTTGGTCTTGTTGTGGAATGCTCAGGAAAAATAAAGGGAGAAAGAAAAACCTTAAGAGGTTACTTAATTTTTCCTTCTATCAGGGAACTTACAAAGATTGCTCCTGGCTCTACTCATGTTTCTTATCCAACTGCATTTGTAGCTGGAGTTATGGCAAAATTCATAAAAAAAATTCAGTCTATTCGGCAAGGAGTATTTGCTCCTGAAGCTTTACCAGAATCTATAAGAAGAAAGATTTTCTCTGAACTTAGAAAAGAATCATTCAATGTTATAATAGAAGAATTTAGCAGGAAGAAAACTACTCCAAACCAAATTCTTTAA
- a CDS encoding NAD(P)/FAD-dependent oxidoreductase: MALKNKYDVIIVGAGPAGIFAALEITNNSPLKVLIVEKGKDIEKRNCPMEQTGKCAHCSICDILSGWGGAGAFSDGKLNLSPQIGGFLDKYLDRQTLDELIDYVDKIYLKYGAPSLVYEPQPDVAERIKNQAAREGLLFIPSKIRHIGTEKCAYVLKAIKEELSKKVDIIFDSEASRIILTKGKVSGIELKDKRKFHAKYIVLAPGRAGSSWLSEEAKRLKLSTELNPVDVGVRVEVPASVCEELTRVCYEPKFIYYSKTFDDTVRTFCVNPYGVVVRENINGIWTVNGHSYADKKTDNTNFAILSSTYFTEPFREPILYGQSIARLANYLGQGVLIQRLGDLKKGRRSTQERILKNPVQPTLKDFTAGDLSFVLPYRYLVNILEMLEVLDKVMPGINSNHTLLYGVEIKFYSMRLKLTKQLETEIENLFAAGDGAGVSRGLIQASVSGILVAREILKRS, translated from the coding sequence ATGGCATTGAAGAATAAATATGATGTCATTATTGTTGGTGCAGGACCTGCAGGTATTTTTGCAGCCTTAGAGATAACAAATAACTCACCGCTAAAGGTTTTAATTGTTGAAAAAGGTAAAGATATTGAAAAAAGAAACTGTCCAATGGAACAGACAGGAAAGTGTGCTCACTGTTCAATATGCGATATTTTAAGTGGGTGGGGTGGTGCAGGTGCTTTTAGCGATGGAAAACTGAATTTATCTCCTCAAATTGGTGGATTTTTAGATAAATACCTGGATAGGCAAACTCTTGATGAACTTATCGATTATGTGGATAAAATTTATCTTAAATATGGAGCTCCATCATTAGTTTATGAACCTCAACCTGATGTGGCTGAGAGAATTAAAAATCAGGCAGCTAGAGAGGGGCTTCTTTTTATTCCATCAAAAATAAGGCACATTGGAACTGAAAAATGTGCATATGTGCTTAAAGCAATAAAAGAGGAACTCTCAAAAAAAGTTGACATAATTTTTGATTCTGAAGCATCAAGAATTATTTTAACCAAAGGTAAAGTTTCGGGTATCGAACTTAAAGATAAAAGAAAATTCCATGCAAAATATATTGTTCTTGCTCCGGGAAGAGCAGGAAGTAGTTGGTTAAGTGAAGAAGCAAAAAGGCTAAAATTAAGTACAGAGCTCAATCCTGTTGATGTGGGTGTGAGGGTTGAGGTTCCTGCTTCAGTCTGTGAGGAACTTACAAGAGTCTGCTATGAGCCAAAGTTTATTTATTATTCAAAAACTTTTGATGACACAGTCAGAACATTCTGTGTAAATCCCTATGGTGTTGTGGTAAGAGAAAATATAAATGGGATATGGACTGTAAATGGGCATAGTTATGCAGATAAAAAAACAGATAATACAAATTTTGCAATTCTTTCAAGCACATACTTTACAGAGCCCTTTCGTGAACCAATTCTTTATGGGCAAAGTATTGCAAGACTGGCAAATTATCTTGGGCAGGGAGTTTTAATTCAAAGACTTGGAGATCTCAAAAAAGGAAGAAGATCAACCCAAGAGAGAATCCTCAAAAATCCTGTGCAACCAACACTCAAGGATTTTACTGCAGGAGATCTCAGTTTTGTTTTGCCTTATCGCTATCTTGTAAATATTCTTGAGATGCTTGAAGTTCTTGATAAAGTTATGCCTGGTATAAATTCTAATCATACACTTCTTTATGGAGTTGAAATCAAATTTTACAGTATGAGACTTAAACTTACCAAACAGTTAGAAACAGAGATAGAGAATTTGTTCGCTGCAGGAGATGGGGCAGGAGTAAGCAGGGGATTGATTCAAGCTTCAGTATCCGGCATTCTTGTTGCCAGAGAGATCTTGAAACGCAGTTAA
- a CDS encoding ATP-binding protein, translating to MQAIGITITINSILQTSAINKIKSTVFSEILLDERWEGVAFIALYDKEGNVALHSNPALIGQKFQNLIPIFQKSTPYYHYITLGTGEKVFVADTKINLQSLPYLLRVALHTYPAEGILRNAKIHILFMIFIAIFIIIAGFLATILLNKMEKMQIKIRELENLSMLSRVLAHEIRNPLGSIKGFVQYLIKKISEPSLKHHLEIILKESLRLERLTNDLMHYGNPQSIKIERINLKELIYDIALPFIMEHEEISFDIDLDEIHIDTDKDKIAQILNNILDNAISAVSETEPKKIIIKAKRVNDKIKIEISDTGTGMDEETLKKAVEPFFTTKPKGTGLGLAIVTRLCEILKIDFEITSKKGQGTKVCLTMPKSL from the coding sequence ATGCAAGCAATAGGAATAACAATAACCATTAACAGCATTCTACAAACTTCGGCTATAAACAAAATAAAAAGCACAGTTTTTTCAGAAATACTACTTGATGAAAGATGGGAAGGAGTTGCCTTTATAGCTCTTTACGACAAAGAGGGTAATGTGGCACTCCATTCAAATCCTGCATTGATAGGACAAAAATTTCAGAATTTAATCCCAATTTTTCAAAAGTCCACTCCTTACTATCACTATATAACCCTTGGCACAGGAGAAAAAGTTTTTGTGGCAGATACAAAAATAAATCTTCAAAGTTTACCTTATCTTTTAAGAGTAGCTCTACACACATATCCAGCTGAGGGTATTTTAAGAAACGCAAAAATTCATATACTTTTCATGATTTTTATTGCCATATTCATAATTATAGCAGGTTTTTTAGCCACAATACTCTTAAACAAAATGGAAAAGATGCAGATTAAAATAAGAGAACTTGAAAATCTTTCAATGCTTTCAAGAGTTTTAGCCCATGAAATAAGAAATCCTCTTGGAAGTATTAAGGGATTTGTTCAGTATCTTATAAAAAAAATCTCCGAGCCTTCTTTAAAACATCATCTTGAAATAATTTTGAAAGAAAGTCTAAGGCTTGAAAGACTAACTAACGATCTAATGCATTATGGAAATCCTCAAAGTATTAAAATTGAGAGGATAAATCTAAAAGAACTGATTTATGATATAGCTCTGCCATTTATAATGGAACATGAAGAAATATCTTTTGATATAGATTTAGATGAAATTCATATAGACACAGACAAAGATAAAATAGCTCAAATCTTAAACAATATCCTTGATAACGCTATCTCTGCCGTATCAGAGACAGAACCAAAGAAAATAATTATAAAAGCCAAAAGAGTTAATGATAAAATAAAAATTGAAATATCAGATACAGGAACTGGAATGGATGAAGAAACTTTGAAGAAAGCTGTAGAACCCTTTTTTACAACAAAGCCCAAGGGCACTGGATTGGGGCTTGCAATAGTAACTCGTCTATGTGAAATCTTAAAAATTGACTTTGAGATTACAAGCAAAAAAGGACAGGGGACAAAGGTATGTCTCACAATGCCAAAATCGTTATAG
- a CDS encoding protein-L-isoaspartate(D-aspartate) O-methyltransferase, with amino-acid sequence MDRYKHLREWMVETQIIERGIRDKRVIEVMKKVPRHLFVPEDIIDSAYDDRALPIGYGQTISQPYIVALMTELLELKGDEKVLEIGTGSGYQAAILSELAKEVHTIERIEPLATAAKKRFENLGIQNVKVYIKDGTEGIPEEAPFDRIIITAATPDIPEPLIKQLKEEGIIVAPVGERYSQYMLKAIKRDNELERHYLIPVAFVPLIGKYGWKEE; translated from the coding sequence ATGGATAGATACAAACACTTAAGAGAATGGATGGTTGAAACTCAGATTATTGAAAGGGGTATTAGAGATAAAAGAGTTATTGAGGTAATGAAAAAAGTTCCAAGACATCTTTTTGTGCCTGAGGATATTATTGACAGTGCCTATGATGATAGAGCTCTTCCAATTGGTTATGGGCAGACTATTTCTCAGCCCTATATTGTTGCTTTGATGACCGAGTTACTTGAACTGAAAGGAGATGAGAAAGTGCTTGAGATAGGCACAGGTTCTGGATATCAGGCTGCAATTCTTTCTGAACTGGCAAAAGAAGTTCACACAATTGAGAGAATTGAGCCACTCGCAACTGCTGCAAAAAAAAGATTTGAAAATCTTGGAATTCAAAATGTTAAAGTTTATATAAAAGATGGTACAGAGGGAATACCAGAGGAAGCACCATTTGATAGAATAATTATAACTGCAGCAACTCCTGATATACCGGAGCCACTTATTAAACAACTTAAAGAAGAAGGAATCATTGTTGCCCCTGTTGGTGAAAGATATTCTCAGTATATGCTCAAAGCAATAAAAAGGGACAATGAACTTGAGAGACATTACTTAATCCCTGTAGCATTTGTTCCACTGATAGGAAAGTATGGATGGAAAGAGGAGTAG
- the surE gene encoding 5'/3'-nucleotidase SurE has product MALILVTNDDGFFSKGIQTLAEALKELGEVYIVAPDRDRSAVSHALTMHRPLRVDMIKENCYSVNGTPTDCVVVGVKKILPRQPDLIVSGINKGANLGEDITYSGTVSAAIEGTILGVPSFAVSLVGERPFRYETACHYALKIAKFILEKGLPDDTLLNVNIPNKSLQDINGIKITKQGKRSYENSIHEIFSPWGEKQYWIGGGVVSWQKMEGTDIQAIIEGYVSVTPLHIDLTNYQALDYLRRHGIEE; this is encoded by the coding sequence ATGGCGCTTATTCTTGTAACAAATGATGATGGCTTTTTCTCAAAAGGAATTCAAACTCTGGCAGAAGCATTAAAAGAGCTTGGTGAAGTCTATATTGTAGCACCGGACAGAGACCGCTCTGCAGTAAGCCATGCTCTCACGATGCACAGGCCTCTTAGGGTGGATATGATAAAAGAAAACTGTTACAGTGTAAACGGAACTCCTACTGATTGTGTTGTTGTTGGAGTTAAAAAAATTTTACCACGGCAACCTGATTTAATAGTTTCAGGTATAAACAAGGGAGCAAACCTCGGAGAAGATATAACATATTCAGGAACTGTGTCAGCTGCTATTGAAGGTACAATTCTTGGAGTGCCATCATTTGCAGTATCTCTTGTTGGAGAAAGACCTTTCAGGTATGAGACAGCATGTCATTATGCGTTAAAAATTGCAAAATTTATTCTTGAGAAAGGTCTTCCCGATGACACCCTTTTAAATGTAAACATACCCAATAAATCTTTACAGGATATAAATGGAATAAAGATAACAAAACAGGGTAAACGCTCTTACGAAAACTCAATTCACGAGATCTTTTCACCCTGGGGAGAAAAGCAATACTGGATTGGAGGCGGAGTTGTATCATGGCAAAAAATGGAAGGGACAGACATTCAGGCAATAATTGAAGGATATGTATCAGTTACACCACTTCATATTGATTTAACAAATTATCAGGCATTAGATTATTTAAGAAGACATGGCATTGAAGAATAA
- a CDS encoding sigma-54-dependent transcriptional regulator, translating to MSHNAKIVIVEDDSSFASFLKTILEEERYDVKVFYDPETALKNIKNLSPNLIITDLKMPKMNGIEFIEKASDIVDTKFIVITAFGTIPSAVEAIKRGAVDYITKPLSSPEEFLKKIEKILKTTSHTEELEIPPYEILFAGIENVYYMIKEVAKTDTTVILYGETGTGKSAIAKAIHIISGKKGAFVEINCASIPETLIESELFGYEKGAFSGAIKQKYGKIELAQNGTLFLDEIGELTPSIQAKFLKVLQDKSFERVGGLETIKTNARFITATNRDLKQMVKDGKFREDLYFRLNVFPITIPPLRERKQQINKISEYLIEKISKKLGKEPKRLSKQSLELLKNYSFPGNIRELQNLLERAIILSKTEEIEIKIEKQEEIEENNLKSLEKKAIIEALKKTNGNKKMASMILGISLRTLYNKIKEFGLE from the coding sequence ATGTCTCACAATGCCAAAATCGTTATAGTGGAAGATGATTCTTCCTTTGCCTCATTTCTTAAAACAATTCTTGAAGAAGAAAGATATGATGTAAAGGTATTTTATGATCCTGAAACAGCTTTGAAAAATATTAAAAATCTATCACCAAATCTAATAATCACTGATCTAAAAATGCCAAAGATGAACGGAATTGAATTTATTGAAAAAGCAAGTGATATTGTAGATACAAAATTTATTGTAATAACAGCTTTTGGAACAATCCCCTCTGCAGTTGAAGCAATAAAGAGAGGCGCCGTTGATTACATTACAAAACCTCTTTCATCTCCTGAGGAATTTTTGAAAAAGATAGAGAAAATCTTAAAAACAACATCTCACACTGAAGAGCTTGAAATACCTCCCTATGAAATTCTTTTTGCAGGAATTGAAAATGTCTATTATATGATTAAAGAAGTAGCCAAAACTGACACAACAGTAATTCTTTACGGTGAAACAGGAACAGGTAAATCAGCAATTGCCAAGGCAATTCATATTATCAGTGGCAAAAAAGGGGCTTTTGTTGAGATAAACTGTGCTTCAATTCCTGAAACATTGATAGAAAGTGAACTTTTTGGTTATGAAAAAGGGGCTTTTTCAGGAGCAATAAAGCAAAAATATGGAAAAATCGAACTTGCCCAGAATGGAACTCTATTCCTTGATGAAATCGGAGAGTTAACTCCATCAATTCAGGCAAAATTTTTAAAAGTTCTGCAGGACAAGAGCTTTGAAAGAGTTGGTGGACTTGAGACCATCAAAACAAATGCAAGATTTATAACTGCCACAAATAGAGACCTCAAGCAAATGGTAAAAGATGGCAAATTCAGAGAAGATCTGTACTTCAGGCTCAATGTTTTTCCAATAACGATTCCTCCTTTAAGAGAGAGAAAACAACAGATAAATAAAATTTCCGAATACTTAATAGAAAAAATTTCTAAAAAGCTTGGAAAAGAACCAAAGAGATTAAGCAAACAATCGTTAGAACTTTTAAAGAATTATTCTTTTCCTGGTAATATAAGAGAACTTCAAAATCTTCTTGAAAGAGCAATAATACTCTCAAAAACAGAGGAGATTGAGATAAAAATTGAAAAACAAGAGGAAATTGAAGAAAATAATCTTAAAAGTCTTGAAAAAAAGGCAATTATTGAAGCATTGAAAAAAACTAATGGTAATAAGAAAATGGCTTCTATGATTCTTGGTATTTCTTTGAGAACTCTTTACAATAAAATTAAAGAATTTGGTTTGGAGTAG